In Rhodothermus marinus DSM 4252, a single genomic region encodes these proteins:
- a CDS encoding threonine synthase encodes MQPVTEHVDRLVCSACGATFAPEPLHTVCTHCGRPLLVSYRLEALCDRFRPEVLAGRVRSLWRYAEVLPVPFDAVRSLGEGWTPLLPQPRLGRQLGLPNLYVKDESLNPGGSFKARGLAMAVAAAALRGVRQVGLASAGNAAGALALYAARMGLSALVFMPEETPEPAVWECRLAGAQVYQVPGTIAEAGAAFEAYRREHPEVFSVATLREPYRVEGKKTMGYELFEQLGGRLPDVILYPTGGGTGLIGMWKAFDEMEALGWIGPERPRMVAVQAAGCAPIVRAFQEGHETAEFWENARTLAAGLRVPKALGDFLILRALRESNGTAVAVEDDEILEAMARWAQAEGMLAAPEGAATLAALLRLREAGWVQPEETVVLFNTASAHKYPAVVHRVLSRVEATEIR; translated from the coding sequence ATGCAACCTGTGACCGAACACGTCGACCGGTTGGTCTGCAGTGCCTGTGGGGCGACGTTTGCGCCCGAGCCGTTGCACACGGTCTGTACGCATTGCGGCAGGCCGCTGCTGGTGTCCTATCGACTGGAAGCGCTTTGTGATCGATTCCGGCCCGAAGTGCTGGCCGGACGCGTGCGCAGCCTCTGGCGTTATGCTGAGGTGCTTCCGGTGCCGTTCGACGCGGTGCGCAGTCTGGGTGAAGGCTGGACGCCCCTACTCCCGCAGCCCCGGCTGGGCCGCCAGTTGGGCCTGCCGAACCTGTACGTGAAGGATGAGAGCCTGAACCCGGGCGGGAGCTTCAAGGCGCGGGGGCTGGCCATGGCGGTGGCGGCCGCAGCGCTCCGGGGCGTGCGGCAGGTGGGACTGGCTTCGGCGGGCAACGCAGCCGGTGCGCTGGCACTGTATGCGGCCCGGATGGGGTTGTCGGCCCTCGTCTTCATGCCGGAGGAGACGCCGGAGCCGGCCGTGTGGGAGTGCCGGCTGGCCGGAGCACAGGTGTATCAGGTGCCCGGCACCATCGCCGAGGCGGGGGCGGCTTTCGAGGCGTATCGCCGGGAGCACCCCGAGGTGTTCAGCGTGGCGACGCTTCGTGAGCCCTATCGCGTGGAAGGCAAAAAGACGATGGGCTACGAGCTGTTCGAGCAACTGGGCGGGCGACTTCCGGATGTGATTCTCTATCCCACCGGTGGCGGTACCGGCCTGATCGGCATGTGGAAGGCTTTCGACGAGATGGAGGCGCTGGGATGGATCGGGCCGGAGCGGCCGCGCATGGTGGCCGTGCAGGCGGCCGGTTGTGCGCCGATCGTGCGGGCCTTTCAGGAAGGGCATGAAACGGCGGAATTCTGGGAAAATGCCCGGACGCTGGCGGCCGGACTCCGCGTGCCGAAGGCACTGGGCGACTTTCTCATCCTTCGGGCGCTTCGCGAAAGCAACGGCACGGCCGTAGCCGTGGAAGATGACGAGATCCTGGAAGCCATGGCGCGCTGGGCACAGGCCGAAGGCATGCTGGCCGCGCCGGAAGGGGCCGCCACGCTGGCCGCACTGCTTCGGCTCCGGGAAGCCGGGTGGGTGCAGCCCGAAGAGACCGTCGTGCTGTTCAACACGGCCTCGGCGCACAAGTACCCGGCCGTGGTGCACCGAGTGCTGTCGCGCGTTGAAGCCACCGAGATTCGCTGA